Proteins encoded together in one uncultured Desulfosarcina sp. window:
- a CDS encoding MFS transporter, with translation MTPSGAKQRKPFWILPTIVFAQFAGTSIWFSGNAVLAELVQAGVAGSSISGWVTGAVQMGFIAGTLIFAFLSISDRFAPRVVFLLCTLAGALFNLSIVFADTNLTGLLLLRLATGFFLAGIYPVGMKIAAGWYEKGLGNALGFLIGALVLGTAFPHLLKGGFSAFSWQAVMVLSSGVCLFGGLMMALFVPDGPYLKTAPAFDPKAVMALFRCRPLRSAAFGYFGHMWELYTLWAFVPVFLSAYATQTLGAVLNVPVWSFSIIGVGCLGCIVGGIVSIRHGSALVATVQLAVSGLCCVLSPLIFALTPELFLLFMLLWGTAVVGDSPQFSAMVARSSPAELVGSALTLVNCIGFSITVVSLAVVQWLATLLPVQYLFLVLAAGPVLGLSAMLPFTANGTTTGKTLPL, from the coding sequence ATGACGCCGTCCGGGGCCAAACAACGAAAGCCCTTCTGGATACTGCCGACAATCGTCTTTGCCCAGTTTGCCGGCACCTCCATCTGGTTTTCCGGCAATGCGGTTCTGGCGGAACTGGTTCAGGCAGGGGTTGCGGGATCTTCCATTTCCGGATGGGTGACCGGCGCGGTCCAGATGGGTTTCATCGCCGGGACGCTTATCTTCGCCTTTTTGTCCATTTCCGACCGATTCGCCCCCCGCGTCGTATTTCTGCTGTGCACCTTGGCCGGTGCCCTTTTTAATCTATCGATCGTTTTTGCGGATACAAACCTTACCGGTCTTTTGCTTCTGCGTTTGGCTACCGGATTTTTTCTGGCGGGAATCTATCCCGTGGGCATGAAGATCGCCGCCGGCTGGTACGAAAAGGGACTTGGCAACGCCCTGGGTTTTCTCATCGGCGCCCTGGTTCTGGGAACGGCCTTTCCTCACCTGCTCAAAGGCGGCTTTTCAGCCTTTTCCTGGCAGGCCGTCATGGTTCTTTCTTCAGGGGTCTGTCTTTTCGGAGGCCTGATGATGGCTCTTTTTGTGCCGGATGGTCCCTATCTTAAAACCGCCCCGGCCTTCGATCCCAAGGCGGTAATGGCCCTGTTCCGCTGCCGGCCGCTGCGGTCCGCAGCATTTGGATATTTCGGCCATATGTGGGAATTGTACACACTGTGGGCTTTTGTCCCCGTTTTTCTTAGCGCCTACGCTACCCAGACGCTCGGTGCCGTATTGAACGTCCCGGTGTGGAGTTTTTCCATCATCGGCGTCGGCTGCCTGGGCTGCATCGTCGGCGGAATCGTTTCCATCCGCCACGGCAGCGCCCTGGTGGCCACCGTTCAGTTGGCTGTTTCCGGCCTATGCTGCGTGCTCTCCCCTTTGATTTTCGCCCTGACACCGGAACTTTTTCTACTTTTCATGCTGCTGTGGGGAACTGCCGTGGTCGGCGATTCGCCCCAGTTCTCGGCCATGGTGGCCCGTTCTTCTCCCGCAGAACTGGTGGGCAGTGCACTGACCCTGGTGAACTGCATCGGCTTTTCCATCACCGTGGTCAGTCTGGCCGTTGTTCAATGGCTGGCGACGCTGTTGCCTGTACAATATCTGTTTCTCGTACTGGCTGCCGGTCCTGTCCTTGGCCTGTCCGCAATGCTGCCATTTACGGCAAACGGGACGACAACTGGAAAAACGCTCCCATTGTAG